Proteins encoded by one window of Streptacidiphilus sp. PB12-B1b:
- a CDS encoding gluconokinase: MARTAADRSPAEAAPPAPLCVVVLGVSGVGKSTVARLLAERLGLPFADADDLHPAPNIAKMSAGVPLDDEDRRPWLAAVGGWLAERRADGTGGVIACSALRRRYRDALRAACPGAYMLLLTGDRVLLAERIGRRTGHFMPPALLDSQLAALEPLEGDERGSTLDVGPEPRALAGAAALRLRPTAGEPQT, encoded by the coding sequence ATGGCCCGCACCGCAGCCGACCGCTCCCCCGCCGAGGCGGCGCCGCCCGCACCGCTGTGCGTGGTCGTGCTGGGGGTCTCCGGCGTCGGCAAGAGCACGGTGGCGCGGCTGCTCGCCGAGCGCCTCGGGCTGCCCTTCGCCGACGCCGACGACCTGCACCCGGCGCCCAACATCGCCAAGATGTCGGCCGGCGTCCCGCTGGACGACGAGGACCGCCGCCCCTGGCTGGCGGCGGTCGGCGGCTGGCTGGCCGAACGGCGGGCCGACGGCACCGGCGGCGTGATCGCCTGCTCGGCGCTCAGACGCCGCTACCGCGACGCCCTGCGGGCCGCCTGCCCGGGCGCGTACATGCTGCTGCTGACCGGCGACCGCGTCCTGCTCGCGGAGCGGATCGGGCGGCGGACCGGCCACTTCATGCCGCCCGCGCTGCTGGACTCCCAGCTCGCCGCGCTGGAGCCGCTGGAGGGCGACGAGCGCGGCAGCACCCTGGACGTCGGCCCGGAGCCCCGGGCGCTGGCCGGGGCCGCCGCGCTGCGGCTGCGCCCGACCGCCGGGGAGCCCCAGACCTGA
- a CDS encoding STAS domain-containing protein: MSPESEVLTVSTTVHGDDRAVVSLTGELDVDTAVALQHQLAALVLQGRKHVVLDLAQVPFMDSSGLNSILRARSETQRYDGNLLLAAPGSAVRRLLDLTGVSLTSPLYATVGDALASLAGAEPAS, translated from the coding sequence TTGTCCCCCGAGTCCGAAGTCCTGACCGTCAGCACCACCGTTCACGGAGACGACCGCGCGGTCGTCTCGCTCACCGGCGAGCTCGACGTGGACACCGCCGTGGCGCTGCAGCACCAGCTGGCCGCCCTGGTCCTGCAGGGCCGCAAGCACGTGGTGCTCGACCTGGCCCAGGTGCCGTTCATGGACTCCTCCGGGCTCAACAGCATCCTGCGCGCCCGCTCGGAGACCCAGCGGTACGACGGCAACCTGTTGCTGGCCGCGCCCGGTTCTGCCGTACGGCGGCTGCTGGACCTGACCGGCGTCAGCCTGACCAGCCCGCTCTACGCCACGGTCGGCGACGCGCTCGCCTCCCTCGCCGGTGCCGAGCCCGCGTCCTGA
- a CDS encoding ATP-binding protein — MERWPLDGGPGTLARARDRTREFLDALPGVSQTVLQDGLILVTELVSNAMRHAPGPAALELADRPGEVTIAVSDSSTRLPEPRAADLTAADGGFGWHLVQRLSQAVRVQLDPPHGKTVSATLALDLPRSRETMAG; from the coding sequence GTGGAGCGCTGGCCGCTCGACGGCGGGCCCGGCACCCTCGCCCGCGCCCGCGACCGCACCCGGGAGTTCCTGGACGCGCTGCCCGGGGTCTCCCAGACGGTGCTGCAGGACGGCCTGATCCTGGTCACCGAGCTGGTGTCGAACGCGATGCGGCACGCCCCCGGCCCGGCCGCGCTGGAGCTGGCCGACCGCCCGGGCGAGGTGACGATCGCGGTGAGCGACAGCAGCACCCGCCTGCCCGAGCCGCGCGCGGCCGACCTCACCGCGGCCGACGGCGGATTCGGCTGGCACCTGGTGCAGCGGCTGTCGCAGGCGGTCCGGGTCCAGCTGGACCCGCCGCACGGCAAGACCGTGTCCGCCACGCTGGCCCTGGATTTGCCGAGGTCGCGCGAGACGATGGCAGGATGA
- a CDS encoding DUF4389 domain-containing protein, with protein MAEQTWAAPPAPALPDETLPELDVPEPGRQRRWTVLLRWLLLVPQFVVLFVLGIAAVVVTVVGWFSALVLGRLPEPVAGFLLRYLAYQTRVHGYAMLLVDRYPPFAFDAPEYPIRIEVRPGRLNRLAVLFRIILMIPAAIVAGLLTSGYYAVSIIIWLVALVLGRLPVPVFQATAAVTRYTMRLSAYVSMLSSAYPKRLFGDQPGPAQQPRSATRPLTTSGGAKGLLVLFLVAGLVSGGFSGSGSNSDSGTMAQPGSSTAR; from the coding sequence ATGGCGGAGCAGACCTGGGCGGCGCCCCCGGCGCCCGCGCTGCCGGACGAGACCCTGCCCGAGCTGGACGTCCCCGAGCCCGGACGCCAGCGCCGCTGGACGGTGCTGCTGCGCTGGCTGCTGCTGGTGCCGCAGTTCGTGGTGCTGTTCGTGCTCGGCATCGCCGCGGTCGTGGTCACCGTGGTCGGCTGGTTCTCCGCGCTGGTCCTGGGCCGGCTGCCGGAGCCGGTCGCCGGCTTCCTGCTGCGGTACCTGGCCTACCAGACCCGGGTGCACGGCTACGCCATGCTGCTGGTGGACCGCTACCCGCCGTTCGCCTTCGACGCCCCCGAGTACCCGATCCGGATCGAGGTGCGCCCGGGCCGACTGAACCGGCTGGCGGTGCTGTTCCGGATCATCCTGATGATCCCCGCGGCGATCGTGGCCGGGCTGCTGACCTCGGGCTACTACGCGGTCAGCATCATCATCTGGCTGGTGGCCCTGGTCCTGGGCCGGCTGCCGGTCCCGGTGTTCCAGGCCACGGCGGCGGTCACCCGCTACACCATGCGGCTGAGCGCCTACGTCTCCATGCTCAGCTCCGCCTACCCCAAGCGGCTGTTCGGCGACCAGCCCGGCCCGGCGCAGCAGCCGCGCTCGGCCACCAGGCCGCTGACCACCTCGGGCGGGGCCAAGGGCCTGCTGGTGCTGTTCCTGGTGGCGGGGCTGGTGTCCGGGGGGTTCTCCGGCAGCGGCTCAAACTCCGACTCCGGCACCATGGCGCAGCCGGGTTCCTCGACCGCCAGGTGA
- a CDS encoding response regulator translates to MAAAAPPRPYTVLLVEDDDADAMLVEEALLDRGLARSVQRAADGVAALAYLRDDGRPRPDLIVLDLNMPRMNGRELLAVLKGDQVLACVPVVVLTTSAAPDDVAGAYREHANAYVTKPVNLDDFVQAVQSIDAFFLDTVTKPAP, encoded by the coding sequence ATGGCCGCTGCAGCCCCGCCCCGCCCGTACACCGTGCTGCTGGTCGAGGACGACGACGCCGACGCGATGCTGGTCGAGGAGGCACTGCTCGACCGCGGCCTGGCGCGCAGCGTCCAGCGCGCCGCCGACGGCGTGGCCGCCCTGGCCTACCTGCGGGACGACGGGAGGCCCCGTCCCGACCTCATCGTCCTGGACCTCAACATGCCCCGGATGAACGGCCGCGAGCTGCTCGCGGTGCTCAAGGGCGACCAGGTCCTCGCCTGCGTCCCGGTGGTGGTGCTGACCACGTCCGCCGCCCCCGACGACGTCGCCGGGGCGTACCGGGAGCACGCCAACGCCTACGTCACCAAGCCGGTGAACCTGGACGACTTCGTCCAGGCCGTGCAGAGCATCGACGCGTTCTTCCTCGACACCGTCACCAAACCCGCCCCCTAG
- a CDS encoding S9 family peptidase translates to MTDEPLRRVVAEPFSRRRALLGLAAGVGTAAAAGVAGTTPASAAGTAAKAAAPAAAPAASNPAPGAMELFTDSDFNFQALGALGAAGHGSTEVGEVLTAVNSINAAGLSFQTFTDTFRYWGDRLARESAQAGRPGQKQTRRFRALRSSSYYEQALYYVLGTDHPGDEEDVYRSVRAGWDAFVARCDPPAELLSAPYGPHRMPVWFFRPDASCVPRPTVILTNGSDGQNVDMWTYGVASALGRGWNAVVYDGPGQGQMLFVDQVPFTPRWEEVVRPIVDLLIRRPDVDRRRIALTGFSLSGVLAPRAAAFDHRLAALVAGPGVVDPWLAFPADVRSILVGTKAETNHIWNTEVVPSLTADEAFQLKKRFEPYDAAVMRAARQGRMFTDFWTPAQVLVAMNITKVAGRITAPTLVVDFQDEQFFPGQARQLFDLLRSRKEYVRMTRAEGAQLHCSPMAPQHYCETIFDWLDETLDVRP, encoded by the coding sequence ATGACCGATGAACCTCTCCGCCGCGTGGTAGCCGAACCGTTCAGCAGGCGCCGGGCGCTGCTCGGGCTGGCTGCCGGAGTCGGCACGGCAGCCGCCGCGGGCGTCGCCGGAACCACCCCCGCCTCGGCCGCCGGTACCGCGGCCAAGGCCGCTGCACCGGCGGCCGCGCCCGCGGCGAGCAACCCCGCGCCCGGCGCCATGGAGCTGTTCACCGACTCCGACTTCAACTTCCAGGCGCTGGGCGCCCTCGGCGCGGCCGGGCACGGCTCGACCGAGGTCGGCGAGGTGCTCACGGCGGTCAACTCGATCAACGCGGCCGGGCTGAGCTTCCAGACGTTCACCGACACCTTCCGGTACTGGGGCGACCGGCTGGCCCGCGAGTCCGCGCAGGCGGGCCGCCCCGGGCAGAAGCAGACCCGGCGGTTCCGGGCCCTGCGCTCCTCCTCCTACTACGAGCAGGCGCTGTACTACGTCCTCGGCACCGACCACCCGGGCGACGAGGAGGACGTCTACCGCTCGGTCAGGGCCGGGTGGGACGCCTTCGTCGCCCGCTGCGACCCCCCGGCCGAACTGCTGAGCGCGCCCTACGGCCCGCACCGGATGCCGGTGTGGTTCTTCCGGCCGGACGCATCGTGCGTGCCCCGCCCCACGGTCATCCTCACCAACGGCAGCGACGGCCAGAATGTCGACATGTGGACCTACGGCGTGGCCTCGGCGCTGGGCCGGGGCTGGAACGCGGTGGTCTACGACGGCCCCGGCCAGGGCCAGATGCTGTTCGTGGACCAGGTGCCGTTCACGCCGCGCTGGGAGGAGGTGGTCCGCCCCATCGTCGACCTGCTGATCCGGCGTCCGGACGTGGACCGCAGGCGGATCGCGCTGACCGGATTCAGCCTGAGCGGGGTGCTGGCCCCGCGCGCCGCCGCCTTCGACCACCGGCTGGCCGCCCTGGTGGCCGGGCCGGGCGTGGTCGACCCGTGGCTGGCCTTCCCGGCCGACGTGCGCAGCATCCTGGTCGGCACCAAGGCGGAGACCAACCACATCTGGAACACCGAGGTCGTCCCCAGCCTCACCGCCGACGAGGCGTTCCAGCTGAAGAAGCGGTTCGAGCCCTACGACGCCGCGGTCATGCGCGCAGCGCGGCAGGGCCGGATGTTCACCGACTTCTGGACCCCGGCCCAGGTCCTGGTGGCGATGAACATCACCAAGGTCGCCGGACGGATCACCGCGCCCACCCTGGTGGTCGACTTCCAGGACGAGCAGTTCTTCCCCGGCCAGGCCCGGCAGCTGTTCGACCTGCTGCGCAGCCGCAAAGAGTACGTCCGGATGACCCGGGCCGAGGGCGCGCAGCTGCACTGCTCGCCGATGGCCCCGCAGCACTACTGCGAGACCATCTTCGACTGGCTGGACGAGACCCTCGACGTCCGCCCCTGA
- a CDS encoding PP2C family protein-serine/threonine phosphatase codes for MSFDTTPAPAAWQDPADGEHYRVLLVEDDAGDALLVQEYLADTRLPHVLRWSRDLAAALADIAANPPDCVLLDLGLPDIVGVAAVEAIQAACPRAAVIVLTGLAEARSANAAVASGAQDYLVKGQVSTDLLDRTLRYAIHRKQAERAAAELRENQIHARENARLERGLLPTPLLRSAGVTVNSRYLPGRERALLGGDFLDVVQTPDGVVHAVIGDVSGHGPDEAALGVCLRITWRALVLAGHVGADLLDLLEQVLVAERPRTEMFATCTTVSIAADLRSASLLLAGHHEPLLCADGSAREVTAGFGPALGITPGRRRWQTTTLELPAAGALMMYTDGLIEGRSGPGLERLGAAGLIELIAAAPEPAVNSLLDHLVGTARTLNAGRHSDDLAILHLSWGQGPPVHRR; via the coding sequence GTGAGCTTCGACACCACCCCGGCCCCCGCCGCCTGGCAGGACCCGGCCGACGGCGAGCACTACCGGGTGCTGCTGGTCGAGGACGACGCCGGGGACGCGCTGCTCGTCCAGGAGTACCTGGCCGACACCCGGCTGCCGCACGTGCTGCGCTGGAGCCGGGATCTGGCCGCCGCGCTCGCCGACATCGCCGCGAACCCGCCGGACTGCGTCCTGCTGGACCTCGGCCTGCCGGACATCGTCGGCGTCGCGGCGGTGGAGGCCATCCAGGCCGCCTGCCCGCGGGCCGCCGTGATCGTGCTCACCGGCCTCGCCGAGGCCCGCTCCGCCAACGCGGCGGTGGCCAGCGGCGCCCAGGACTACCTGGTCAAGGGGCAGGTCAGCACCGACCTGCTGGACCGCACCCTGCGCTACGCGATCCACCGCAAGCAGGCCGAACGCGCGGCGGCCGAACTGCGCGAGAACCAGATCCACGCCCGCGAGAACGCCCGCCTGGAGCGGGGGCTGCTGCCCACCCCGCTGCTGCGCTCCGCCGGGGTCACCGTCAACAGCCGCTACCTGCCCGGACGCGAACGCGCCCTGCTGGGCGGGGACTTCCTGGACGTGGTGCAGACGCCCGACGGCGTCGTCCACGCCGTCATAGGGGACGTCAGCGGCCACGGGCCGGACGAGGCGGCTCTCGGCGTCTGCCTGCGGATCACCTGGCGGGCGCTGGTGCTGGCCGGGCACGTCGGCGCCGACCTGCTGGACCTGCTGGAACAGGTGCTGGTCGCCGAGCGACCGCGCACCGAGATGTTCGCCACCTGCACCACCGTCAGCATCGCCGCCGACCTGCGGTCGGCGAGCCTGCTGCTGGCCGGGCACCACGAGCCGCTGCTCTGTGCGGACGGCTCGGCCCGGGAGGTCACTGCGGGCTTCGGCCCGGCGCTCGGGATCACGCCCGGGCGGCGCCGCTGGCAGACCACGACCCTGGAGCTGCCCGCCGCCGGCGCGCTGATGATGTACACCGACGGGCTGATCGAGGGCCGCAGCGGCCCGGGCCTGGAACGGCTCGGGGCGGCCGGCCTGATCGAGCTGATCGCCGCCGCCCCCGAGCCGGCCGTGAACAGCCTGCTGGACCACCTGGTGGGCACTGCCCGTACCCTCAACGCCGGCCGCCACTCGGACGACCTGGCCATCCTGCACCTCTCCTGGGGCCAGGGCCCCCCGGTCCACCGCCGCTAA
- a CDS encoding STAS domain-containing protein has translation MHEHDRPTRNDGGCAEGSSQPDRGADVSRYEPEPLTITVNPTASGRITLALVGSCDYETAGELRQAADEALAELPVGGCLTVDLTGVDNTDSSALSALIWIMRCTETDQVNLHLAGVSDHLQGILRITGLDAHFADALSSPEQHHAAETTAGATTRTNGA, from the coding sequence GTGCACGAGCATGACCGGCCAACCCGCAACGACGGCGGCTGCGCCGAGGGCAGCAGTCAGCCGGACCGGGGGGCTGACGTGAGCCGCTACGAGCCGGAGCCGCTGACGATCACCGTCAACCCCACCGCCTCCGGGCGGATCACCCTGGCCCTCGTGGGCTCCTGCGACTACGAGACCGCCGGGGAGCTGCGCCAGGCCGCCGACGAGGCGCTGGCCGAGCTGCCGGTCGGCGGCTGCCTGACGGTGGACCTGACCGGGGTCGACAACACCGACTCGTCGGCGCTGTCGGCCCTCATCTGGATCATGCGCTGTACCGAGACCGACCAGGTCAACCTGCATCTGGCCGGGGTCAGCGACCACCTCCAGGGCATCCTGAGGATCACCGGGCTGGACGCGCACTTCGCCGACGCCCTCAGCTCGCCCGAGCAGCACCACGCCGCCGAGACCACAGCCGGCGCGACCACGCGGACCAACGGGGCCTGA
- a CDS encoding PP2C family protein-serine/threonine phosphatase has product MSISRPVVDAASPERGARRDAQARALGVPVLRALVDATTAALVVAPEPGGGHTVRLHNKAAEALFPGLREQESFAPPVVPQWLCEAHDSGAAVVDGAVGDRSVRAVSQPLPGTCSGWLLTDVTEEQAAVRRLADERARTSFLVRASARLLSSLNQRRCLRVTAELAVEELADAAVVVTPTRGRRIAITRLVRGGSIEEAALAVDVSEVPGLAEALSGFPPVPSRWVDPALVPGWLLPPGFGEPGSLVVTPLPGNGVAAGALVLLRRSGPQGFSEDEELFARIFAARAGAAISAAVLYAERAETAVVLQRALLPPAAARLDGLDLASCYRPSRAGELIGGDFYDVHPPLPGSGMPEETLLMLGDVCGKGPGAAVLTGKIRNTLSALRRIEPDHEQLLELLNATLLDEQEARFVTLVLAGATPIGNGRVALRLTAAGHPPPLLLRSGGVVEQARTGGTLIGAVAEITSTTFSTTLDPGDICLLYSDGITEARGGSGGREMFGEHRLRDLLAECSGLPVEAVVERVEMVVTEWCAGGPRDDIAALALGAPRRGSHLTMVDGAGPGRYTG; this is encoded by the coding sequence GTGTCGATCTCCCGACCTGTCGTGGACGCGGCCTCCCCGGAGCGGGGCGCCCGTCGAGACGCACAAGCCCGGGCCCTGGGCGTGCCGGTCCTGCGGGCGCTGGTCGACGCGACCACAGCCGCCCTGGTGGTCGCCCCCGAGCCGGGCGGCGGCCATACCGTACGACTGCACAACAAGGCGGCCGAGGCATTGTTCCCCGGCCTGCGGGAGCAGGAGTCCTTCGCCCCGCCGGTCGTGCCGCAGTGGCTGTGCGAGGCGCACGACTCCGGCGCGGCCGTGGTGGACGGAGCCGTCGGCGACCGCTCGGTGCGGGCCGTCTCGCAGCCGCTCCCGGGCACGTGCAGCGGCTGGCTGCTGACCGACGTGACCGAGGAGCAGGCGGCGGTGCGGCGGCTGGCCGACGAGCGCGCCCGGACGTCCTTCCTGGTCCGCGCCTCGGCCCGACTGCTCTCCTCGCTCAACCAGCGGCGCTGTCTGCGGGTGACCGCCGAACTCGCCGTGGAGGAACTCGCCGACGCCGCCGTCGTGGTCACCCCGACCCGGGGGCGCCGGATCGCCATCACCCGGCTGGTGCGCGGCGGGTCCATCGAGGAGGCGGCCCTGGCGGTGGACGTCTCCGAGGTCCCCGGCCTGGCGGAGGCGCTGAGCGGCTTCCCGCCGGTCCCCTCGCGCTGGGTGGACCCGGCGCTGGTGCCCGGCTGGCTGCTGCCGCCCGGCTTCGGCGAGCCCGGCTCCCTGGTCGTGACGCCGCTGCCGGGCAACGGCGTGGCCGCGGGCGCGCTGGTGCTGCTGCGCCGCTCGGGCCCGCAGGGCTTCAGCGAGGACGAGGAGCTGTTCGCCCGGATCTTCGCGGCCCGCGCCGGGGCGGCCATCTCCGCCGCCGTGCTGTACGCCGAGCGGGCCGAGACCGCGGTCGTACTGCAGCGGGCCCTGCTGCCCCCGGCGGCGGCCAGGTTGGACGGCCTCGACCTGGCCAGCTGCTACCGCCCTTCGCGGGCCGGGGAGTTGATCGGCGGTGACTTCTATGACGTGCACCCGCCGCTGCCGGGCAGCGGGATGCCCGAGGAGACCCTGCTGATGCTGGGGGACGTCTGCGGCAAGGGCCCCGGCGCGGCCGTGCTCACCGGCAAGATCCGCAACACCCTCTCGGCCCTGCGCCGGATCGAGCCGGACCACGAACAGCTGCTGGAGCTGCTGAACGCGACCCTGCTGGACGAGCAGGAGGCCCGCTTCGTCACGCTGGTGCTGGCCGGGGCCACACCGATCGGCAACGGACGGGTGGCGCTGCGGCTGACCGCGGCCGGCCATCCCCCACCGCTGCTGCTGCGCAGCGGAGGTGTGGTCGAGCAGGCCCGCACCGGGGGTACGCTGATCGGCGCTGTGGCGGAGATCACCAGCACGACGTTCAGCACCACGCTGGATCCCGGGGACATCTGCCTGCTGTACTCCGACGGCATCACCGAGGCCCGCGGCGGTTCCGGCGGGCGGGAGATGTTCGGCGAGCACCGCCTGCGCGACCTGCTGGCGGAGTGCTCCGGGCTGCCGGTGGAGGCCGTGGTGGAACGGGTGGAGATGGTCGTCACCGAATGGTGCGCCGGCGGCCCGCGCGACGACATCGCCGCGCTCGCGCTGGGTGCGCCTCGGCGCGGATCTCATCTCACCATGGTGGACGGCGCGGGTCCGGGTAGGTACACAGGATGA
- a CDS encoding PP2C family protein-serine/threonine phosphatase has translation MLRSHEDPTDDAAGEPQSAQDDEIRRLRKLNAELLAELEETNRGVVALYREEHQLALTLQRTFLPEHLPRLPGIELAVRYLPAATQTEIGGDFYEAIDTPGGLLLAVGDVMGHSLQAAVVMGELRHALRAFATEDHPPHVLLERLDTLLSRHRPGWTATVCVALLEPGTGRLRIANAGHPLPLLRTGPGRAEFVTEHGPLLGLGLPQPVGTSHRLAPGASLLMVTDGLIEKRGTPLPEALESLRRAAADGPWDCEALCDALLEGFGAQQRDDIVVFAARRAETG, from the coding sequence GTGCTCCGAAGCCATGAGGATCCTACCGACGACGCCGCGGGCGAACCGCAGTCCGCCCAGGACGACGAGATCCGTCGGCTGCGGAAGCTCAACGCGGAGCTGCTGGCCGAGCTGGAGGAGACCAACCGCGGGGTGGTCGCCCTGTACCGCGAGGAGCACCAGCTCGCCCTCACCTTGCAGCGCACTTTCCTGCCGGAACACCTGCCCCGGTTGCCGGGGATTGAACTGGCCGTCCGCTACCTTCCGGCTGCCACCCAGACGGAGATAGGCGGCGACTTCTACGAGGCCATCGACACCCCCGGCGGACTGCTGCTGGCCGTGGGCGATGTGATGGGCCACAGCCTGCAGGCCGCCGTGGTGATGGGTGAGCTGCGTCACGCCCTGCGTGCCTTCGCCACCGAGGACCATCCGCCGCACGTGCTGCTGGAGCGGCTGGACACGCTGCTGAGCCGCCACCGGCCCGGGTGGACGGCGACCGTGTGCGTGGCGCTGCTGGAGCCGGGCACCGGGCGGCTGCGGATCGCCAACGCCGGCCACCCGCTGCCGCTGCTGCGCACCGGGCCCGGCCGGGCCGAGTTCGTCACCGAGCACGGGCCGCTGCTGGGCCTGGGGCTGCCGCAGCCGGTCGGCACCAGCCACCGCCTGGCACCCGGCGCCAGCCTGCTGATGGTCACCGACGGCCTGATCGAGAAGCGCGGCACTCCCCTGCCGGAGGCGCTGGAGAGCCTGCGCCGTGCGGCCGCCGACGGCCCTTGGGACTGCGAGGCGCTCTGCGACGCGCTGCTGGAGGGGTTCGGGGCCCAGCAGCGCGACGACATTGTCGTCTTCGCCGCCCGCCGCGCCGAGACGGGCTGA
- a CDS encoding ATP-binding protein: MPAQPQQTAPGAGAGSAPAAAARRGTGEWTTRRWLTAGTAATLTVLLVLGVLVAWFFAHSSSVTGQLVNRSSPALIAAVQLEAALVNQETGTRGYAISGQTDFLQPYTEGLAQENTAVAQLRQLTAGDRAAGVALDRVLARAETWQHDIARPIAASPAGRAVPDDVAQVNKGKQEFDALRAALTAQQQQLQQRRDAALADLNHSRTLRDWLFTAIAVVILVVSALVLAGLRRGVNLPLERLSGQLRVVAQGGFDQPISSSGPADLRQLARDAEAMRHYLVQELANSRAAQAAVDAHAADLRRSNAELEQFAYVASHDLQEPLRKVASFCQLLQRRYAEQLDERANQYIGFAVDGANRMQTLINDLLAFSRVGRVHDGYTPVDLEQVWASTEDSLSVGIAETGAVLVRDPLPTVAGDPTQLGMLLQNLITNAVKFRAPDRPPRITLTCEPDPERDLWRFAFTDNGIGIDAEYAERVFVIFQRLHTRDAYPGNGIGLAMCKKIVEFHGGSIAVDPRHSGGTRIAFTLPRSAPEAPLAEPEVQA; this comes from the coding sequence GTGCCAGCTCAACCGCAGCAGACCGCCCCCGGTGCCGGGGCGGGGAGCGCTCCCGCAGCGGCGGCCCGCCGCGGCACGGGGGAGTGGACCACCCGGCGCTGGCTCACGGCCGGCACGGCCGCGACGCTCACCGTGCTGCTCGTGCTCGGTGTGCTGGTGGCCTGGTTCTTCGCGCACTCCTCCTCGGTCACCGGCCAGCTGGTCAACCGCAGCAGCCCGGCGCTGATCGCCGCCGTGCAGCTGGAGGCGGCCCTGGTCAACCAGGAGACCGGAACCCGGGGCTATGCGATCTCCGGGCAGACCGACTTCCTGCAGCCGTACACCGAAGGGCTGGCCCAGGAGAACACCGCCGTCGCCCAGCTGCGACAGCTCACCGCGGGGGACCGGGCGGCGGGCGTCGCCCTGGACCGGGTGCTGGCCCGGGCGGAGACCTGGCAGCACGACATCGCCCGGCCGATCGCCGCCTCGCCCGCGGGCCGGGCGGTCCCGGACGACGTCGCCCAGGTCAACAAGGGCAAGCAGGAGTTCGACGCGCTGCGGGCGGCGCTCACCGCCCAGCAGCAGCAACTGCAGCAGCGCCGCGACGCCGCGCTGGCCGACCTGAACCACTCGCGCACCCTGCGCGACTGGCTGTTCACCGCCATCGCGGTGGTCATCCTGGTGGTGTCGGCGCTGGTCCTGGCCGGCCTGCGCCGGGGCGTCAACCTGCCGCTGGAGCGGCTCTCCGGGCAGCTGCGGGTGGTCGCCCAGGGCGGCTTCGACCAGCCGATCTCCAGCAGCGGCCCGGCCGACCTGCGGCAGCTGGCCCGTGACGCCGAGGCGATGCGCCACTACCTGGTCCAGGAGCTGGCCAACAGCCGCGCCGCCCAGGCCGCGGTGGACGCCCACGCCGCCGACCTGCGCCGCTCCAACGCCGAGCTGGAGCAGTTCGCCTACGTGGCCTCGCACGACCTGCAGGAGCCGCTGCGCAAGGTGGCCAGCTTCTGCCAGCTGCTGCAGCGCCGCTACGCCGAACAGCTGGACGAGCGGGCGAACCAGTACATCGGCTTCGCCGTCGACGGCGCCAACCGGATGCAGACCCTGATCAACGACCTGTTGGCGTTCTCCCGGGTGGGGCGGGTCCACGACGGCTACACCCCGGTCGACCTGGAGCAGGTCTGGGCCTCGACCGAGGACTCGCTCAGCGTCGGCATCGCCGAGACCGGCGCGGTGCTGGTCCGCGACCCGCTGCCCACGGTGGCCGGCGACCCCACCCAGCTGGGCATGCTGCTGCAGAACCTGATCACCAACGCGGTGAAGTTCCGCGCCCCCGACCGGCCGCCGCGGATCACCCTGACCTGCGAGCCGGACCCGGAGCGGGACCTGTGGCGGTTCGCCTTCACCGACAACGGGATCGGCATCGACGCCGAGTACGCGGAGCGGGTCTTCGTCATCTTCCAGCGCCTGCACACCCGGGACGCCTACCCGGGCAACGGCATCGGCCTCGCCATGTGCAAGAAGATCGTGGAGTTCCACGGGGGCTCGATCGCCGTCGACCCCCGGCACTCCGGCGGCACCCGGATCGCCTTCACCCTCCCGCGCAGCGCGCCGGAGGCGCCCCTGGCCGAGCCGGAGGTGCAGGCGTGA
- a CDS encoding DUF6296 family protein — protein MTGDDCFELHFATALRPVTATESVVVRRTEATGPGGHPIYTDETGIVRAEISDRCEVRMMQTSARQELRRPVACRRPMVQIVRQRSSTAA, from the coding sequence ATGACCGGTGACGACTGCTTCGAGCTGCACTTCGCAACCGCACTGCGCCCGGTGACCGCCACGGAGTCCGTGGTGGTCCGGCGCACGGAGGCGACGGGGCCGGGCGGCCATCCCATCTACACCGACGAGACCGGCATCGTCCGCGCCGAGATCAGCGACCGCTGCGAGGTGCGGATGATGCAGACCAGCGCGCGCCAGGAGCTGCGCCGCCCGGTCGCCTGCCGCCGCCCGATGGTGCAGATCGTCCGACAGCGCAGCTCCACCGCCGCTTAG
- a CDS encoding STAS domain-containing protein, giving the protein MDSATGDAAAGAREPRAGTDPGAPLSVPPTDCQALTVSSRPDSTGVLVRAEGDLDFETADTLRDLLNTVVLIPGQRLTLDLDAVDFFDSSGLGALLAARSLAQQADATVELLPPPEHIARVLEAVGLTSLFAIRTDPGGGTTVG; this is encoded by the coding sequence ATGGACAGTGCCACAGGCGACGCAGCAGCAGGCGCCCGCGAGCCGCGGGCGGGGACGGATCCGGGCGCCCCGCTCTCGGTGCCGCCCACGGACTGCCAGGCGCTGACGGTCAGCAGCCGTCCCGACAGCACCGGCGTGCTGGTCCGGGCCGAGGGCGATCTGGACTTCGAGACCGCCGACACGCTCCGGGACCTGCTGAACACCGTGGTGCTGATCCCCGGTCAGCGGCTGACGCTCGACCTGGACGCGGTGGACTTCTTCGACTCCAGCGGCCTGGGTGCGCTGCTCGCGGCCCGTAGTCTGGCCCAGCAGGCCGACGCCACCGTGGAGCTGCTTCCGCCGCCGGAGCACATCGCCCGGGTCCTCGAGGCCGTCGGCCTCACCTCGCTCTTCGCCATCCGCACCGACCCCGGCGGGGGCACCACGGTCGGCTAG